The following coding sequences are from one Halictus rubicundus isolate RS-2024b chromosome 11, iyHalRubi1_principal, whole genome shotgun sequence window:
- the LOC143359389 gene encoding uncharacterized protein LOC143359389 produces MMLILLWALVGLIGQVHCKCSVAPIADDERSIAYACTHGDLNDLEEISSEAEWIEFTVSRFHYIPDNAFWRFKNLRRLSFYNCHVNYIAPDAFAGLNRMEWLIFHGTKIDVARSAWFRHLTNLRKLVLDRCGLVHIEPHVFRMLPRLETLGLRDNDLDCLATQDLAYLRSLRSVRIDGNPWLCECRQRLDKYFRERSISLETDCSREVHLCRRYQCMTQIGFPILPATFTTHNLNTYNREWTSVHGNEFQTSVFTSLDRLPDKTSWIEISGLTIEKLPRYGFFRFGNSLRILDLNDCHIREIEDGAFAGLHRLQRLSLVGNHFRVVGVEWFRDLLNLQQLILQRNEIEQIDRTALWRVANSLRHLDFRNNRLRCIAIEELAELKKLERFDATGNPWLCSCRGHLQSFLTQRNVGFEIDAGRCYKNENDIPVAAGGWHQHQTTSDTSITTGKVHWTSFEDSVKHSNLTIVRPRPPPPSTEIPVATPPSVVYTGQCYPEEAHNQSRAIYTCRAITSMEELNVIPVTVRSIRVILSKIKKVPGDSFDRFDGYLSKLELRDCGIEEIDPRAFLKLYNLEYLSLRNNQLDAINENTLRGLSNLRHLDLSHNNIYRIANGAFDNVPYLSSLDVSENSMNCIGVEYMARRLRYLSSLNVANNPWSCLCGSKLTEFLDARGIRYDKHSLLLREDCYATDIPAITSAPPPTPSPGPAWNETLEGTCITVNDNAGIRYRCIGANLPMLQSLPADITAIEFREGHLPRLPAGCLSKFQNLRELIIINSGLTTIEQGAFDGVNRLQNLTIQDNPLEMIESSSFPLENLVRLDLRGNSIKYIAPGTFRKLTRLEYLNLEGNDLRCIFTSDLNEMSEVYIVEFSGNPLKWRCRVELEQFLEARKIRFVRIENSCEGKKLVRNLLLQNKTDGSFDCPSDCSPADQPRFHGFLVPLLALPLMAARFY; encoded by the exons ATGATGCTGATTCTGCTCTGGGCGTTGGTCGGCCTAATTGGCCAAGTGCACTGCAAATGCAGCGTAGCGCCGATCGCGGACGACGAACGATCGATCGCCTACGCGTGCACGCACGGCGACCTGAACGACCTCGAGGAGATCTCCAGCGAGGCGGAATGGATAGAGTTCACGGTGTCGCGGTTCCATTACATACCGGACAACGCGTTCTGGCGGTTCAAGAATCTCCGGAGGCTGTCCTTTTACAACTGCCACGTGAACTACATCGCTCCCGACGCGTTTGCCGGACTGAACCGCATGGAATGGTTGATATTCCATGGGACCAAGATCGATGTGGCGAGGTCCGCGTGGTTCCGTCACCTTACCAACCTGAGGAAGCTGGTCCTGGACAG atGTGGTTTGGTGCACATCGAACCCCATGTCTTCCGGATGTTACCGCGCCTTGAAACTTTGGGACTGCGCGACAATGATCTAGATTGCCTGGCGACGCAGGATCTAGCCTATTTGAGATCGTTGAGGAGCGTCCGCATCGACGGGAACCCTTGGCTATGCGAGTGTCGACAGAGGCTGGACAAATATTTTCGAGAGAGGTCCATTAGCTTGGAGACGGACTGCTCTAGAGAAGTTCACCTGTGCAGGCGATACCAGTGCATGACTCAAATTGGATTCCCCATACTACCCGCCACATTCACCACCCATAACCTGAATACTTACAATAGG GAATGGACGTCGGTGCACGGCAACGAGTTCCAGACGAGTGTGTTCACGTCGCTGGACCGTCTACCGGATAAGACCAGTTGGATCGAGATATCCGGTCTGACGATCGAAAAGCTGCCTCGTTATGGTTTCTTCCGGTTCGGAAATAGCTTGAGGATTCTGGACCTAAACGACTGTCACATCCGCGAGATCGAGGACGGAGCTTTCGCAGGGTTGCACAGACTCCAACGGCTCTCGCTGGTCGGCAACCATTTTCGGGTGGTTGGCGTTGAGTGGTTCCGCGATCTCCTCAACCTGCAACAGTTGATCCTTCAAAGGAACGAGATCGAGCAGATCGATAGGACCGCGTTGTGGCGCGTGGCCAACAGCTTGAGACACCTCGATTTCCGAAACAATAGGTTACGTTGCATCGCCATCGAGGAGCTGGCCGAATTGAAGAAGCTCGAACGTTTCGATGCAACCGGGAATCCGTGGCTGTGCAGCTGCCGCGGACACCTCCAGAGTTTCCTCACCCAACGAAATGTTGGATTCGAGATCGACGCGGGTCGGTGCTACAAGAACGAGAACGATATTCCGGTGGCTGCCGGGGGATGGCACCAGCACCAG ACCACTTCGGATACTTCAATTACAACCGGAAAAGTTCACTGGACCTCCTTTGAAGATAGCGTTAAGCACTCTAATCTGACGATCGTCAGGCCTCGTCCGCCGCCCCCGTCCACAGAAATCCCCGTGGCTACACCCCCATCGGTTGTCTACACCGGACAATGCTACCCCGAGGAAGCCCACAACCAATCCAGAGCGATCTACACCTGTCGAGCGATCACCTCGATGGAAGAGCTGAACGTGATACCGGTAACGGTTCGCTCGATTCGCGTGATACTATCGAAAATCAAAAAGGTTCCCGGGGATTCTTTCGACCGGTTCGACGGTTACCTATCGAAGCTCGAGCTGCGCGACTGTGGCATCGAAGAGATCGACCCTCGGGCCTTCCTCAAGCTTTACAATCTCGAGTATCTGTCGCTGAGGAACAACCAGCTGGATGCCATCAACGAAAACACGCTACGCGGCTTGTCGAATCTCAGACACCTCGATCTGTCTCACAACAACATCTACAGGATAGCGAACGGCGCGTTCGACAACGTGCCGTACCTGAGCAGCCTCGACGTGTCCGAGAATTCGATGAACTGCATCGGCGTCGAATATATGGCTCGACGGTTGCGATACCTGTCCTCGTTGAATGTTGCCAATAATCCCTGGAGCTGTCTTTGCGGGAGCAAATTGACGGAATTCCTGGACGCACGCGGAATCCGTTACGACAAACATTCGTTGCTCTTGAGGGAGGACTGTTACGCGACGGATATTCCCGCCATAACCAGCGCACCGCCGCCAACACCATCTCCCGGACCCGCCTGGAACGAGACATTAGAAGGAACCTGTATTACCGTCAATGATAACGCAGGAATCCGTTATCGATGTATCGGCGCTAACTTACCGATGTTGCAGTCCTTACCGGCGGATATTACTGCGATCGAATTCCGCGAGGGACACCTGCCGCGTTTACCGGCAGGATGTCTCTCGAAATTCCAAAATCTTCGAGAGCTCATAATTATAAATTCAGGTCTGACCACCATCGAACAAGGCGCGTTCGATGGAGTGAACAGGCTGCAGAACCTGACGATTCAGGACAATCCGCTGGAAATGATCGAATCCTCGAGCTTCCCGCTCGAGAATCTCGTGAGGCTGGATCTGCGCGGCAATTCGATCAAATATATCGCTCCGGGCACATTCCGCAAGTTGACTAGGCTCGAATATTTGAATTTGGAGGGGAACGATCTGAGATGCATATTCACCAGCGATTTGAACGAGATGTCGGAAGTTTATATTGTGGAATTCTCTGGAAATCCTCTAAAGTGGAGGTGCAGGGTGGAGTTGGAACAGTTTCTGGAGGCTCGGAAGATCCGTTTCGTACGAATAGAGAATTCTTGCGAGGGAAAGAAGCTTGTGAGGAATCTCCTGCTTCAGAACAAGACCGATGGCTCGTTCGATTGCCCGTCCGATTGTTCGCCAGCCGATCAGCCACGGTTTCATGGTTTTCTCGTTCCCTTGTTAGCTTTACCGCTGATGGCGGCGCGGTTCTATTGA